GTCCCGTGAGCTCCCAGATCCCAGTGGGTTCTGAGAAAGGGAGGAGGTGCAGTTAATGTGAGAACGTGGAAGTGGAGCCAGACAGGAAAAGTGTTTGGCCGAGGCCAGACCTCGTGATAGACAAATGCAGACTCGTGAGCAGAGGCCCTTCCCTAAAGGGCAAATATACACAGAACAAGTAGGGTAGCCTGAGAAAGGGCTGAAGGGAGGAAGGGCAAACATAGGAGCGGCCACCAACACTCCTGAGAAAACACAGAGAACTGTGTATGAGTGTGAACAGGTACACGTGTGCGTTCGTGTGTGGGCTATGTCGCGTGTGCGTGCGTGAACGTGTGCtcgtgcacgtgtgtgtacacccgtgcgtgtgcatgcgtgtgtgtgtgtttctccatGCCCCCATGTCTATTCAGTACCTCCTTGACCACCACAGGAATTCTACTAAAGTGTCTGGGGACCCTAGGAAGGCTGCCTGCCTAAGGCCATTGCCATCTCTGCCACCAGGaaccaaaccaagaaacagaCAGGGAGGCAGAGCAGAGAGGCAAGAGGAGCAAAGAGGGATGAGCAAGGTAGAATTGAGTCCAAAACCTCCTGGGTTCACCTCCAAGCTCCAGCCCCTCAAACTTCCAGTCGCTGGGGCCTTTGGGACGGCACCCCTTCCAGACTGTGCAGGTATCCCCTTGGGCTGATGGTTCCCAGATGACCATGCTGGCCATCAATCCCACACACTtcccccccagcccagccccagcccggtGTCAGCCAAGTCCCCTCACCTTTCTTCTGTTGTTTCATCATTCTCCAAACCACAAGTGAGGCCACCATCAAGAGAAGAAGCAACACAGCAGAGATTAAGGGAAGGAGGGTGCTGGTCTTCAGGAAGACACTGCTGGGAACGACAGAGGATGCCCCAGGCACCCAGGCTCACCTCCTGTCTTTGGCCTTATCCCACCCACCTGGGAGCAGGGACAGCCACAGGCCTTGAAACCTTTCAACCTACAGGCCTGAAGTTTCCAGTCTGGGAACCCCTACTCCCGGGTGCCCTCAaagatggttttttaaaaaaagagagaggagggttCCACAAGGTGTCTCAGTGGGTCTAGAAGCCAGACAGAAATTGTATGGCAAAGGCTCTGAAAAGGCCTCCCTGCTTCTAAGCTTGCCCCTTGTACAGGCTGAACAGTGTCCCTCATCCAGTAACTCATATTCATTAGGAACTGGAGAAGGTGACCCATTGGGAAATAAGATCTTTGCAGAGGTcgtcaagttaagatgaggtcatactggattaggatgggccggaatccaatgactggtgtccttataaaagggaaatgggggcagacacacagacacagagggaaaaggccatgtgatgacagaggctgagattggagtgatgctgccatAAGCCAAGGAGTGCTTGGCTtactggcaaccaccagaagctaggagagaggcctgggacagaGTCTACTTTTGAGCCCAAAGAAGGagccaaccctgccgacaccttgatttcaattCTGGCCTCCTGAGCTGTGAGAGTAAGTGAGAGGAGGCCCCAGCATCCTTGAACTTGAGGGTCCGGAGACAAGCTCTGGCTGGGAGCTGGGACTACAAAAGTCCCccctttggaagagtttgggccAAGTGGGCCACATGTAACAGCAGCATCAGAGCTGGCTTACCCGCTGTTGGAGCCGGGGCTGGTCGCATCCAGGGAGTCACTGGTCTCTTCCAAGCTGACCGGCACTGTGAACGTGTCGATAGCAGAGGTGGCAGGAGTGGTGGCCGGCACTGTGGTTGGTGCTTGGCGTACAGACCAGGTTACACATTGCTCTGCCTGTTCACCCACTCGCAGCCTTAAACATGGCTCtgagccgggggtggggtgggggagtggggatcATGGGCTACCTGAGGAGTCTGGAGCAGGGCCAAGGGAGAGGGCCTATAGCCTGGACTGCTCATATCTCCCTGGCCGCTAGGAGACTCAGAGCCTCAGAGGCAGGTGGAGCTGGCACAGGTCCGGGGAGGACATCAAGCAGAACTTGGAAGGTTAGGGGGGGCCAGGCTTGCCTCAGGACAAGGGCAGCTGGAGTTCAGCTGGAATTCAAACACTCCGGCTGCTTATGACAGGGCCTCGGCCAGTGGCCAGTGCCTCTCACCTTATTTATCCACAAGGACATGAACAGAATGGGGGCTCTCAGGTGGCTGACATACCCCAGATCTGTGGACCAGCCCTGAGCAAATTCCTGAGGTTCAGGAAGAGCCTTTACTTGGGGCAAGTTATAAAGCTTTCACAATGGGGATGGTCGCATCTCAGGAACGTCGTCAGGATTGAACGAAATAAGGCTGTGCTTTGCAAGTATAACAAGCCTCACACGTTCCTGGTGTGGTGGAGGCTCCGTTGACTCTGCGCCCAGCCCCGTTGCCACAGGTGCCCAATGAGCCGGTGTCACCTGTCCGAGGGTCAGCAGAAGCAGAGCCCAACAGATAAACTCGATCAGACCAAGGCACTGAGACCCCTGAGCCGACACGCTCAGAGTGTTTGCATTCTGAAAGGATTTAGGAAGAGAACATCCTTAATCCCAAATGTGTAAATGACAAATGATGGGATTTCAGGCACCTGGGAATGCAGCCCTTTGATTGTGGAGGCCTTTCCAGACCCCAGGAATTAACCACAGCAGCCCCGCTGTGCTGGGTCTTTCCCCCTGAGATGGGATATGGACCAGGGAGTGGGAGCTGCAGCTCTGAAGACCCAGCCCCAAATTCCAGAAAGAATAGGAACACCTGGGCAACGAGGGTCCCAGGAAAACATTAGCAGAAATTAGGGTCTCCGGGTGAGACCATCACCTTGATCTCCATGGGCAATAGACTCAGGCACTGGGAAAAATAATGTGTCGAGAAAGACTTGTCCCATCCTGGAGGAGGCCCTGGGGGCCATGAGAGCCTCTAAGGGAAGCCTTGCCCCTCCCAATCCCAGGTGGTCAGTGTGGGTTCCATGAGACCTCAGGACTCCCCCACCCTCTGTGACAGTTCACTCTGAGTGACAAGTCACTAAAGAGGGACCCCAGGGACCAGGACAGAGCAGGCCCTGAAGAGACACatctacacatacacatacgCTTACCTGGGTCAATGGTCACTTTAACTTGGACCCCAAGGTCAGTTCCAAATCTCTCAATCCCACACCAGTAAGTGTCTGCATCGTTTAGCCTGAGCTTCTCCATGGTCACGGCGATGGTGCGGTTTTTCCTATTGTCCCTGATGGACACGCGGTCCTTCTTCACCTCCTTCTCTGGTTCAGTGGTTTTAACGACGAACTCGCAGCTGCTCCAAGCAGCTCCTCGGCACCACCACTTCACATGCTTCTCCCACCCAGGGCTGTATCGACACAGCACAGTCAACGAGCCCCTCTCTAGGCTTCTCACTGCTTTTGGGCCAGTGATGGCAGATGAGCCTGGAAAACACGAATCCATGTACCTGTCACCTCCCATCCTGAGGGCAGGGCCACAGCCTCCTGCATTGTGAATCGTTCCAATAAACCCAAGGTCCTCATGAGTTAAGTAGCCATCAAGAAAGGAATATACCTTACACATAAAGACCTCTTGTTCTTCAAAATTCTACCAGATCAAAGCCACCAGGAAAATCCCATAAAAGCACAACTACAGaccttaaagaaacaaaaacgtTGACACAGAGCAATAATAACTTCCTGTAGTtcaccccctctccccttctctgtggCCAGTAAGTCTTTCTATTTCCAGCAATGTCCTTTTGCAACCGTCTCTGTGTTATGCTGGTCTGATGGGGAAGAAAGACCACAGCACCCATTTCCACAGAAGATGACTTTGTACTGAGGACCTCAGGAGGTTCAGCTGAAACACCCGCATCACCTAGCCCTGGAGAAACTTCCTAACGGTTCTAATTGTTTTGAGCGTTTCTACTGTAAACCACCCTGGAAGGAACGCCTTTGAAATCGACCAAAACAGTGATGCAAATCAGTCTCCCCATGCTATGGCACCCGTAATGCCCAGATCCCATTTCTCCCCATTGAATTGCTTTGGTTCCTTTGTCAAAAAGCaaatctgtgggcttccctggtggtgcagtggttgagagtctgcctgccgatgcaggggacacgggttcgtgccccggtccgggaagatcccacatgccgtggagtggctgggcccgtgagccatggctgctgagcctgtctgtctggagcctgtgctccgcaacgggagaggccacaacagtgagaggcccgcgtaccgcaaaaaaaaaaaaaaaaaaaaaaaaagcaaatatgtgAGTTCTTTATGGATTTTCcattctgttccgttgatccaTTTGTCTGTCCTTTTGCCAATCCACACTGTCTTGAATACTATAGCTTTGCAGTAAGGCAGGTATCATAGAGTAAAGCAGCATTTCCCAATATATATGTTCttactctttctttcattttctcgcCTTTGAAAGACTCAAGATACAGAGAAATGTATctttattataagaaaaacaaCACTTCAAGCATGATGAAGAATGGCATCAGTGTCAGACCCTGGGAGGTAGTGAGGACCAGGGCAATCTGGAGAGCAAACGCCCCCCGCAGAGGCGTGGCCCCTCCCACTCAGCCCACTGTCCTCATGCAAGAAGCAAGCAGTGTAATTTaagatcttttcatttttctggaggAGTCCAAATTCTGGGTTTGGGGTGGAACCTCTCAATTTTAAAACTCTGGCTtatttagaaacaacagcaatccAGCCCGGGCCACCCAAACCCGTCTGCCGGCAGAGCCTGCTGTCCGGGCTTAACTCAGATCCATACTCATAAGGGAGGttctttctgtcattttccttGTGTGTCTTTGTCAGCGTCGGTAGTAGAGATACGCTACTTTCACACAATTGATCTGGCAGATTTCCATTATTTTGTGCTCAGAGATCAGAACATAAATAGAGCAAAGGAATTTTGGTTTCTTTCGGATCTTAAAAAATTGGCTAGAAAACTATCTGGCAAATTCTTCATTGGGGCAAATTCTTtgattacttaaatttttttctccatgaatATTGACCTATTTAAgctttttttattgttctttaataaattctgttctttgttttgtttttccccaaaagatatctattttacagtgTATTAGCATAAAGTTCTGCAAATATAAAGTAtcctttaataattaaatttttcatACCTATTATAATGACACATTTTGCTGACAtgtgctgttttattttattgattacaTGTGTCACAAGATTTCCTCCTTC
The genomic region above belongs to Phocoena phocoena chromosome 19, mPhoPho1.1, whole genome shotgun sequence and contains:
- the CD300LF gene encoding CMRF35-like molecule 1, with amino-acid sequence MDSCFPGSSAITGPKAVRSLERGSLTVLCRYSPGWEKHVKWWCRGAAWSSCEFVVKTTEPEKEVKKDRVSIRDNRKNRTIAVTMEKLRLNDADTYWCGIERFGTDLGVQVKVTIDPAPTTVPATTPATSAIDTFTVPVSLEETSDSLDATSPGSNSGSVFLKTSTLLPLISAVLLLLLMVASLVVWRMMKQQKKAAGISPEQVLQPKEGDICYANLSLQQTENSGSSRKKASTRSSSPAQANVEEVDYVTMASFLREDVARAALSLETSDQEPTYSNMGHLITRIPSRSHEEPTEYSAIRKP